From the genome of Brienomyrus brachyistius isolate T26 chromosome 8, BBRACH_0.4, whole genome shotgun sequence, one region includes:
- the LOC125747107 gene encoding leucine-rich repeat-containing protein 15-like isoform X2, with the protein MNYQIYILLLPALYDVCLCCSAGKEANKVCYKDSVTKIPETLDSNITSISFFKSKIFTIPPRAFINMSHIENLEFLSTPITTIEAGAFEGLHNLKAIEFISTSITSIPMGAFQDLPSLEKLVLKSNKIKFLEKGLFDGLEKLKELGLNMNEIVSIDEGIFDQLDGLQALHLGRNTITSVSKEMFEKLSKLEIIRLYDNQLSIIPDEIFSNLTNLKEIALQGNKISVLPPKLFYNKPNLEKIYLEDNLLTELPHEIFMNLSSLKILRLQNNQLVSLPPFLFGMMPNITELDLSKNNLAALSKDVFGSIAEFKNFDTLKLSRNNLKNLPEGIFDSVSISRVHLEKNPWNCDCKFIPLFQWMKRNKSNIFRFSSLKCASPEHLKGQIIESLKEDQLVCTFTLPPTTTISMFNTT; encoded by the coding sequence ATGAATTATCAAATCTACATTCTCCTTCTGCCTGCGTTGTATGACGTGTGCCTGTGTTGTTCAGCTGGAAAAGAGGCCAATAAAGTTTGCTATAAGGACTCGGTAACCAAAATCCCAGAGACTTTGGACAGCAACATCACTAGTATATCCtttttcaaaagcaaaataTTCACCATTCCGCCAAGAGCTTTTATCAATATGTCTCACATAGAGAATCTGGAATTCCTTTCTACTCCTATCACAACCATCGAGGCAGGTGCATTTGAAGGTTTACATAACTTGAAGGCAATTGAATTTATAAGTACGTCAATAACATCAATTCCAATGGGAGCTTTTCAGGATCTGCCAAGCCTAGAGAAGCttgttttaaaaagcaacaaaataaaatttttggAAAAAGGACTTTTCGATGGTCTTGAAAAGCTGAAGGAACTGGGCCTGAACATGAATGAAATTGTTTCAATTGATGAAGGAATTTTCGATCAGCTGGATGGCCTACAAGCACTTCATTTGGGCAGGAATACCATCACTTCTGTCTCCAAAGAGATGTTTGAAAAACTGAGTAAATTAGAAATCATCAGACTCTATGACAATCAGCTTAGCATCATTCCAGATGAGATCTTTAGTAATCTAACAAACCTTAAAGAGATTGCTTTACAGGGCAACAAAATCAGTGTTCTACCCCCAaaactattttataataaacctaatttggaaaaaatatatttggAAGATAATCTATTGACTGAATTGCCTCATGAGATATTTATGAATCTTTCTTCATTGAAAATATTAAGACTTCAAAACAACCAACTAGTAAGTCTTCCACCTTTTCTCTTTGGGATGATGCCAAACATAACGGAGCTCGATCTCAGTAAAAACAACCTCGCTGCCCTTTCAAAAGATGTATTTGGCTCTATTGCAGAATTCAAAAACTTTGACACCCTTAAATTGTCCCGTAATAATTTGAAAAACCTCCCAGAAGGAATATTTGACTCTGTTTCTATCAGTCGAGTTCATCTGGAAAAAAACCCCTGGAACTGTGACTGCAAGTTCATACCTCTCTTCCAATGGATGAAACGAAACAAGTCAAATATATTTAGATTCTCAAGTCTTAAGTGTGCAAGCCCAGAACATTTAAAAGGACAAATTATTGAGTCCCTAAAAGAGGACCAGCTGGTATGTACGTTTACTTTGCCTCCCACGACAACAATCAGCATGTTTAACACCACCTAA
- the LOC125747107 gene encoding leucine-rich repeat-containing protein 15-like isoform X4: MNYQIYILLLPALYDVCLCCSAGKEANKVCCKDSVTKIPETLDSNITSISFFKSKIFTIPPRAFINMSHIENLEFLSTPITTIEAGAFEGLHNLKAIEFISTSITSIPMGAFQDLPSLEKLVLKSNKIKFLEKGLFDGLEKLKELGLNMNEIVSIDEGIFDQLDGLQALHLGRNTITSVSKEMFEKLSKLEIIRLYDNQLSIIPDEIFSNLTNLKEIALQGNKISVLPPKLFYNKPNLEKIYLEDNLLTELPHEIFMNLSSLKILRLQNNQLVSLPPFLFGMMPNITELDLSKNNLAALSKDVFGSIAEFKNFDTLKLSRNNLKNLPEGIFDSVSISRVHLEKNPWNCDCKFIPLFQWMKRNKSNIFRFSSLKCASPEHLKGQIIESLKEDQLVCTFTLPPTTTISMFNTT, translated from the coding sequence ATGAATTATCAAATCTACATTCTCCTTCTGCCTGCGTTGTATGACGTGTGCCTGTGTTGTTCAGCTGGAAAAGAGGCCAATAAAGTTTGCTGTAAGGACTCGGTAACCAAAATCCCAGAGACTTTGGACAGCAACATCACTAGTATATCCtttttcaaaagcaaaataTTCACCATTCCGCCAAGAGCTTTTATCAATATGTCTCACATAGAGAATCTGGAATTCCTTTCTACTCCTATCACAACCATCGAGGCAGGTGCATTTGAAGGTTTACATAACTTGAAGGCAATTGAATTTATAAGTACGTCAATAACATCAATTCCAATGGGAGCTTTTCAGGATCTGCCAAGCCTAGAGAAGCttgttttaaaaagcaacaaaataaaatttttggAAAAAGGACTTTTCGATGGTCTTGAAAAGCTGAAGGAACTGGGCCTGAACATGAATGAAATTGTTTCAATTGATGAAGGAATTTTCGATCAGCTGGATGGCCTACAAGCACTTCATTTGGGCAGGAATACCATCACTTCTGTCTCCAAAGAGATGTTTGAAAAACTGAGTAAATTAGAAATCATCAGACTCTATGACAATCAGCTTAGCATCATTCCAGATGAGATCTTTAGTAATCTAACAAACCTTAAAGAGATTGCTTTACAGGGCAACAAAATCAGTGTTCTACCCCCAaaactattttataataaacctaatttggaaaaaatatatttggAAGATAATCTATTGACTGAATTGCCTCATGAGATATTTATGAATCTTTCTTCATTGAAAATATTAAGACTTCAAAACAACCAACTAGTAAGTCTTCCACCTTTTCTCTTTGGGATGATGCCAAACATAACGGAGCTCGATCTCAGTAAAAACAACCTCGCTGCCCTTTCAAAAGATGTATTTGGCTCTATTGCAGAATTCAAAAACTTTGACACCCTTAAATTGTCCCGTAATAATTTGAAAAACCTCCCAGAAGGAATATTTGACTCTGTTTCTATCAGTCGAGTTCATCTGGAAAAAAACCCCTGGAACTGTGACTGCAAGTTCATACCTCTCTTCCAATGGATGAAACGAAACAAGTCAAATATATTTAGATTCTCAAGTCTTAAGTGTGCAAGCCCAGAACATTTAAAAGGACAAATTATTGAGTCCCTAAAAGAGGACCAGCTGGTATGTACGTTTACTTTGCCTCCCACGACAACAATCAGCATGTTTAACACCACCTAA